From the genome of Rhizobium sp. NXC24, one region includes:
- a CDS encoding TRAP transporter large permease: MALIILCATFVGGLVLGMPVIFAIGLSSIATVLYEGLPLAVVFQRMASGMGTFSFLTIPFFIFTGELMMYGGIADRIIRSSKAMVGHVRGGLGMTNVVACTMFGGVSGSPVADVSAMGSALIPLMKKEGIDADYAVNVTTYSSLVGALMPTSHNMIIYSLAAGGLVSMNALIMAGAIPALILTVANVLTAYFVARSRGYSRGEFPGWAEVWRSLAAAVPGLFIIVIIVGGILSGVFTAAEAGAVAVLYALLLTIFVYRSLSFENFLKAVAKATKTTGVVLLLIGISTMFGYLMSIYGVADMVGEALSHVSTQPWVIFILVNIALFIFGIFLDMAAHILVCTPIFLPIVTQYGMDPVQFGIIVLLNSTIGLNTPPVGAAFYLGCAIGEVPVSRVIRSIWPFMVALWTTLMIVTLIPETSMFIQDLFR; encoded by the coding sequence ATGGCATTGATCATTCTCTGCGCAACCTTCGTGGGCGGGCTGGTGCTCGGCATGCCGGTCATCTTCGCCATTGGCCTGTCTTCGATCGCCACGGTGCTCTATGAAGGGCTGCCGCTGGCCGTCGTCTTCCAGCGCATGGCGTCGGGCATGGGCACCTTCTCCTTCCTCACTATTCCGTTCTTCATCTTCACCGGCGAGCTGATGATGTACGGCGGCATTGCCGACCGGATCATCCGCAGCTCCAAGGCGATGGTCGGCCATGTGCGCGGCGGGCTCGGCATGACCAACGTCGTCGCCTGCACCATGTTCGGCGGTGTCTCCGGTTCGCCGGTCGCAGACGTTTCGGCCATGGGCTCGGCGCTGATCCCCCTGATGAAAAAGGAAGGGATCGATGCGGATTACGCGGTCAACGTCACCACCTATTCCTCGCTCGTCGGCGCGCTGATGCCGACCAGCCACAATATGATCATCTATTCGCTCGCCGCCGGCGGTCTCGTGTCGATGAACGCCTTGATCATGGCAGGCGCTATTCCCGCGCTGATCCTGACGGTTGCCAATGTGTTGACCGCCTATTTCGTCGCGCGATCGCGCGGCTATAGCCGCGGCGAGTTTCCGGGCTGGGCGGAAGTCTGGCGCAGTCTCGCAGCCGCAGTTCCCGGCCTTTTCATCATCGTCATCATCGTCGGCGGCATCCTGTCCGGCGTCTTTACCGCGGCGGAGGCTGGTGCAGTCGCTGTCCTCTACGCGCTGCTTCTGACGATTTTCGTCTATCGCAGCCTATCCTTCGAAAACTTTCTGAAGGCGGTGGCGAAGGCGACCAAGACGACGGGCGTCGTGCTGCTTTTGATCGGCATCTCGACGATGTTCGGTTATCTGATGAGCATTTACGGCGTTGCCGACATGGTCGGTGAGGCGCTCAGCCACGTCAGCACGCAGCCATGGGTGATTTTCATCCTGGTCAACATAGCGCTGTTCATCTTCGGCATATTCCTCGACATGGCCGCGCATATTCTGGTGTGCACGCCGATCTTCCTACCGATCGTCACGCAATACGGCATGGATCCGGTGCAGTTCGGCATCATCGTGCTGTTGAATTCGACCATCGGGCTAAACACCCCGCCGGTTGGTGCCGCCTTCTATCTCGGCTGTGCCATCGGCGAAGTGCCTGTCAGTAGGGTGATCCGCTCGATCTGGCCGTTCATGGTCGCGCTCTGGACCACGCTCATGATCGTCACCCTCATCCCGGAAACCTCCATGTTCATCCAGGATCTCTTCCGGTAG
- a CDS encoding TRAP transporter small permease has protein sequence MGAHMHALPADPAVRSQVVRTTTNTTGLLGAYFAFHAWLSRICLMIAVVGTILIVAAVLYQIFGRYVLNDSPAWTEIFALVVILYVTCLAAAVGVRDGRHIGMDSLLNFAPEGVRLGAEVIVYLGMVVFGLSMAWSGGELSIEMAPYINPGLPISQAWSYVPLAAGGVLIALFAVERIVAAVLKIKVIPSWH, from the coding sequence ATGGGCGCGCATATGCATGCACTGCCGGCAGATCCCGCCGTGCGTTCGCAAGTGGTCCGCACCACCACCAATACCACAGGCTTGCTCGGCGCCTACTTCGCCTTCCACGCATGGCTCTCGCGCATCTGCCTGATGATTGCGGTCGTGGGGACAATTCTCATCGTTGCAGCCGTCCTCTATCAGATATTCGGGCGCTACGTGCTCAACGACTCCCCGGCCTGGACCGAGATATTCGCGCTTGTGGTCATCCTTTACGTCACCTGCCTGGCGGCAGCGGTCGGTGTTCGCGACGGACGCCATATCGGCATGGACTCGCTCCTGAACTTCGCGCCCGAAGGGGTTCGTCTGGGGGCCGAGGTTATCGTCTATCTCGGCATGGTCGTCTTTGGCCTGTCGATGGCCTGGAGCGGTGGCGAACTCAGCATCGAGATGGCGCCTTACATCAATCCCGGCCTGCCGATTTCACAGGCCTGGAGCTATGTGCCGCTCGCGGCCGGCGGCGTGCTCATCGCCCTGTTTGCCGTCGAGCGCATCGTCGCCGCCGTCCTGAAAATCAAGGTTATCCCCTCATGGCATTGA
- a CDS encoding TRAP transporter substrate-binding protein — MKRTTRIITTAFAGLLALGTFTTGQARQFRSADVQPPDYPTVKAVQYMSDELSKATDGKYTIKVFPNSQLGSEKDTIEQVKLGALDFIRVNSGTLNTICPAMMVPVLPFLFHDKAQMRTVLDGPIGDQILADCDAHGLVGLAFYDSGSRSFYTTKPVRKMEDLKGLKIRVQQSDIWVAMMKALGANATPMPTGEVFTGLKTGLIDGAENNWPSYYNFHHYELAKYYSLSEHSMAPDVLLMSKRVYDSFTPEEQVLVRKLAKQSVVYMRQLWDAMETTSEEKVKQAGVEVIPLDKAPFEAAMQPIYDQFVTDPALKDMITRIKATK; from the coding sequence ATGAAGCGCACCACCAGAATCATCACGACAGCATTTGCCGGCCTCCTCGCGCTCGGCACGTTCACGACGGGGCAAGCCCGTCAGTTCCGCTCGGCCGATGTGCAGCCGCCGGATTACCCGACCGTCAAGGCCGTGCAGTACATGAGCGATGAACTCAGCAAGGCAACCGATGGGAAATATACGATCAAGGTCTTCCCGAACTCGCAGCTCGGCAGCGAGAAGGACACCATCGAGCAGGTCAAGCTCGGGGCACTCGACTTCATCCGCGTCAACTCCGGAACGCTGAACACCATCTGCCCGGCAATGATGGTGCCGGTCCTGCCGTTCCTCTTCCACGACAAGGCCCAGATGCGCACGGTTCTCGACGGGCCGATCGGCGATCAGATCCTGGCGGACTGCGACGCCCATGGCCTCGTCGGCCTCGCCTTCTACGATTCTGGTTCGCGATCCTTCTACACCACCAAGCCGGTGCGGAAGATGGAGGATCTCAAGGGTCTGAAAATCCGCGTGCAGCAGTCCGATATCTGGGTGGCGATGATGAAGGCGCTCGGCGCCAACGCCACGCCGATGCCAACGGGCGAAGTCTTCACAGGCCTCAAGACCGGGCTTATCGACGGCGCGGAGAATAATTGGCCGAGCTACTATAATTTCCATCACTACGAACTCGCCAAGTACTATTCGTTGAGCGAACACTCGATGGCTCCCGATGTCCTGCTGATGTCGAAGCGCGTCTATGACAGCTTCACCCCGGAAGAGCAGGTGCTGGTGCGCAAGCTCGCCAAGCAGTCGGTCGTCTACATGCGTCAGCTCTGGGATGCGATGGAAACGACGTCTGAGGAGAAGGTGAAGCAGGCCGGCGTCGAGGTGATCCCGCTGGACAAGGCGCCGTTCGAAGCCGCCATGCAGCCGATCTATGACCAGTTTGTCACCGATCCGGCCCTCAAGGACATGATCACCCGCATCAAGGCGACGAAGTAA
- a CDS encoding amidohydrolase family protein, producing the protein MLVRTLSGTPPRTVLPQGTVDTQMHMYLPGFLAQPGGPDLPAGSLPTSDQYRQVMGWLGIDRVVITQGNAHQRDNGNLLACLAEMGDIARGVAVIDAETPEAELDRLAEARVVGARIMDLPGGAIGLDALETIDDRASARGWMLAVQFDGSHILEHEPRLARLKSRWVLDHHGKFFAGVTPESPQVRAVKRLIDKGNCWFKFAGCYESSKSGGPAYEDIAAVARDVAAHAPERIVWGTNWPHNLARQNADYPDDAMLTDTVLGWLPNVDALGLALVDNPEALFGFAPFRGAMQRDFGRDEEVPVSLRRGR; encoded by the coding sequence ATGCTGGTGCGCACGCTCTCAGGCACTCCACCTCGCACCGTGCTTCCGCAGGGAACAGTAGACACGCAGATGCACATGTATCTGCCCGGTTTCCTGGCGCAGCCCGGCGGCCCCGATCTGCCGGCGGGCAGTCTGCCGACATCAGACCAATATCGCCAGGTGATGGGCTGGCTCGGCATCGACCGCGTGGTCATCACGCAGGGCAATGCCCATCAGCGCGACAATGGCAATCTTTTGGCCTGCCTTGCGGAAATGGGCGATATCGCCCGCGGCGTTGCCGTCATCGACGCCGAGACGCCGGAGGCCGAACTCGACAGGCTCGCTGAGGCCCGTGTCGTCGGCGCGCGCATCATGGATCTGCCTGGCGGCGCGATCGGCCTTGATGCGCTCGAAACCATCGATGACAGGGCGAGCGCGCGTGGCTGGATGCTGGCCGTGCAATTCGACGGCAGCCATATTCTCGAACACGAGCCCCGGCTGGCTCGGCTGAAATCGCGCTGGGTGCTCGATCATCACGGCAAGTTCTTTGCCGGGGTGACGCCGGAGAGCCCGCAGGTCAGGGCTGTGAAGCGGCTGATCGACAAGGGCAATTGCTGGTTCAAATTCGCTGGCTGCTATGAATCCTCGAAGAGTGGCGGCCCCGCTTATGAAGATATTGCCGCTGTCGCGCGCGATGTGGCCGCCCACGCGCCGGAGCGGATCGTCTGGGGCACGAACTGGCCTCACAATCTGGCGCGGCAAAACGCTGACTATCCTGACGACGCAATGCTCACGGACACAGTGCTCGGCTGGCTGCCGAATGTGGACGCCCTCGGGCTTGCCCTTGTCGACAATCCCGAGGCGCTTTTTGGCTTCGCGCCCTTCCGGGGCGCAATGCAGCGAGATTTCGGCCGGGACGAGGAGGTTCCGGTCTCGTTGAGGAGGGGGAGATGA
- the kdgD gene encoding 5-dehydro-4-deoxyglucarate dehydratase, which yields MTPQEIKAALGAGLLSFPVTHFDAEERFRSDSYQRHIEWLSGYDAPVLFAAGGTGEFFSLSPNEIPTIVRAAKEAAGKTAIVSGCGFGAHVGVELAQAVEKAGADGILLLPHYLIDAPQEGLYAHVKRICQSVDIGIMVYNRDNSVLSVDTLKRLCDECPNLVGFKDGTGDIGGVRQITATMGDRLTYLGGMPTAELFAEAYLGAGFTTYSSAVFNFVPALAVEFYEALRAGERARCETILKDFFYPFMAIRNRRKGYAVAAIKAGVRLQGFEAGRVRPPLDDLTAEEEVMLDKLIAPWKR from the coding sequence ATGACGCCGCAAGAAATCAAGGCCGCGCTGGGCGCAGGCCTGTTGTCCTTTCCTGTTACGCATTTTGATGCGGAGGAGAGATTCCGCTCCGACAGCTATCAGCGTCATATCGAATGGCTGTCGGGCTATGACGCGCCGGTATTGTTTGCAGCCGGGGGCACGGGCGAGTTCTTCTCACTATCGCCGAACGAGATCCCGACCATTGTCAGGGCAGCCAAGGAGGCGGCCGGCAAGACGGCGATCGTGTCCGGCTGCGGCTTCGGCGCACATGTCGGCGTCGAGCTGGCGCAGGCGGTCGAGAAGGCCGGCGCCGACGGCATCCTGCTTTTGCCGCACTATCTGATCGATGCGCCGCAGGAAGGGCTTTACGCCCACGTCAAGCGCATCTGCCAATCGGTCGATATCGGCATCATGGTCTATAACCGCGACAACTCGGTGCTTTCGGTCGATACGCTGAAACGCCTGTGCGACGAATGCCCGAACCTGGTGGGTTTCAAGGACGGCACAGGCGACATCGGCGGAGTACGCCAGATCACCGCGACTATGGGCGACCGGCTGACCTATCTTGGCGGCATGCCGACAGCCGAACTTTTCGCCGAAGCCTATCTCGGGGCTGGCTTCACCACCTATTCCTCCGCCGTCTTCAATTTCGTACCAGCGCTTGCCGTCGAGTTCTATGAGGCGCTTCGCGCCGGCGAACGTGCGCGCTGCGAGACGATCCTGAAGGACTTCTTCTACCCGTTCATGGCCATCCGCAACCGCCGCAAGGGCTATGCGGTCGCTGCCATCAAGGCCGGCGTCAGGCTTCAGGGCTTCGAAGCGGGCAGGGTACGGCCGCCTCTGGACGATTTGACTGCCGAGGAAGAGGTCATGCTCGATAAGCTCATCGCGCCTTGGAAGCGGTGA
- a CDS encoding FadR/GntR family transcriptional regulator: protein MAVQPKSQTEARSQTLVTRLSNTLRRAIASGQFPPGSKLPSESQLTETHGVSRTVVREAIAALRADRLVEAQQGAGVFVLESPALPVLSFGNLDQARVSSVIELLELRTAVEVEAAGLAALRRSPAQEETIFERHQALRDCLNAGVPTSEADFALHLAIAEATNNSRFREFLSMIGPRIIPRAAMREGELESDQDAYILLIDEEHRQIVVAISNGDEEGAREAMRRHLRGSQERYRALLREQRKPV from the coding sequence GTGGCCGTTCAGCCAAAGTCCCAGACTGAAGCCAGGTCGCAGACGCTGGTTACGCGTCTCAGCAATACGCTGCGTCGGGCCATCGCCAGCGGACAGTTTCCGCCCGGAAGCAAGCTGCCGAGCGAATCGCAGCTCACGGAGACCCACGGTGTCAGCCGCACGGTCGTGCGCGAGGCGATCGCGGCGCTGAGGGCCGACCGTCTGGTCGAGGCGCAGCAGGGGGCGGGGGTCTTTGTGCTCGAATCGCCGGCGTTGCCGGTTCTCTCCTTCGGAAATCTCGATCAGGCCCGGGTTTCGTCCGTCATCGAGCTTTTGGAGCTCAGAACCGCCGTGGAAGTCGAAGCCGCCGGGCTTGCCGCATTGCGGCGGTCACCGGCGCAGGAAGAGACGATCTTCGAGCGGCATCAAGCGCTGCGCGACTGCCTCAATGCAGGCGTTCCGACGAGCGAAGCCGATTTTGCTCTCCATCTCGCCATCGCCGAGGCGACGAACAATTCGCGTTTCCGGGAATTTCTTTCGATGATCGGGCCACGGATCATTCCGCGCGCGGCCATGCGCGAAGGCGAGCTCGAGTCCGATCAGGACGCCTATATCCTGTTGATCGACGAGGAGCATCGTCAGATCGTCGTGGCGATATCGAATGGCGACGAAGAGGGCGCCCGCGAGGCCATGCGCAGGCATCTGCGGGGCAGCCAGGAGCGCTATCGCGCGCTTCTGCGCGAACAGCGCAAACCTGTATGA
- a CDS encoding LLM class flavin-dependent oxidoreductase, whose protein sequence is MSGRKISISHIGFLTPGNYPDEDPLSGLEQTLQQLRYGEELGFDSAWVRQRHLEPGISSGTAFLAAATQRTSRIQLGTAVIPIGYESPYRLAEDLATVDVLSRGRLNIGVSAGRPLHADLIAPLVFDGDWTNNDFSHDRVLRFADNLRGTHLGDERTFIKTPFGPIRPRLQPYAKGLIDRIWYGGGSQRSAEWAGRNGFNLLTGNVITGEGTDDFFVAQSRLIETYRAAAGPKRRIALGRVIVPFDSADAATRRRYQDYAAGRDGRTLSPQGEKRTLFARDIVGTSDQILERLFADPLLPEVSELRLELPYEFEHEQYRQILHDFVTRIAPELGWSGAPSSAHGGEERRSA, encoded by the coding sequence ATGAGCGGCCGCAAGATATCCATCAGCCATATCGGTTTCCTCACCCCCGGCAACTATCCGGACGAGGATCCACTGTCGGGGTTGGAGCAGACCCTCCAGCAACTGCGATATGGGGAAGAGCTGGGCTTCGACAGCGCCTGGGTCCGCCAGCGACATCTGGAGCCCGGTATTTCGTCGGGCACCGCCTTCCTGGCGGCGGCAACCCAGCGCACCAGCCGGATTCAATTGGGAACGGCGGTCATTCCGATCGGCTATGAAAGTCCCTACCGGTTGGCGGAGGATCTTGCCACCGTCGACGTTCTGTCGCGCGGCCGGCTGAATATCGGCGTCAGCGCCGGACGTCCACTGCACGCCGACCTGATCGCGCCGCTGGTCTTCGACGGCGACTGGACGAACAACGATTTTTCCCACGATCGCGTCCTGCGCTTTGCCGACAATCTGCGCGGTACCCATCTCGGCGACGAGCGGACCTTCATCAAGACGCCCTTCGGTCCGATCCGGCCGCGTCTACAGCCCTATGCCAAGGGGCTGATCGACCGGATCTGGTATGGCGGCGGATCTCAGCGCTCGGCCGAGTGGGCTGGCCGCAATGGCTTCAACCTTTTGACTGGCAATGTGATTACGGGCGAGGGAACCGATGATTTCTTCGTCGCCCAGTCGCGATTGATCGAAACCTATCGTGCCGCCGCCGGGCCAAAGCGCCGTATCGCGCTTGGGCGCGTCATCGTACCCTTCGACAGCGCCGATGCCGCCACCCGCCGCCGGTATCAGGACTATGCCGCCGGCCGCGACGGGCGGACGCTGTCACCCCAAGGCGAGAAGCGCACCCTGTTTGCCCGCGATATCGTCGGCACCTCGGACCAAATATTGGAACGGCTCTTTGCCGATCCGCTGCTGCCTGAGGTCAGCGAGTTGCGGCTGGAACTGCCTTACGAGTTCGAGCACGAGCAGTACCGCCAGATCCTCCACGATTTCGTCACCCGGATCGCGCCGGAACTTGGCTGGTCGGGTGCACCCTCGAGCGCGCATGGCGGAGAGGAAAGACGCTCCGCCTAA
- a CDS encoding ABC transporter substrate-binding protein encodes MTGIPAIRACSFALMMTALASFGAARADDLTFDLSPEQPGRIHVGRDETAVAAIPKDFKFVTPGTFTVAVAPGGPPLATYATDAKTVVGADPDIAYAIADSLGLKLELVPVAWIDWPLGLTSGKYDAVISNVGVTEQRKEKFDFSTYRQGLHGIYVKSDSKIGSIKEPKDAAGLRFIVGAGTNQERILLEWSKENVAAGLKPLELQYYDDDAASLLALASGRADVIVQPHAQLVYIAARDENIKSVGTLSAGWPDRSDVAVTTRKGSGLANALTVAANDLIASGTYGKILDHWHLAEEALPKSETNPPGLPKY; translated from the coding sequence ATGACAGGCATACCGGCCATCCGGGCATGTTCATTCGCTTTGATGATGACGGCGCTGGCGTCCTTCGGCGCGGCCCGTGCCGATGATCTAACCTTCGACTTGAGCCCCGAGCAACCGGGCCGCATTCACGTCGGACGGGACGAGACCGCGGTCGCCGCTATCCCTAAGGATTTCAAGTTCGTCACGCCGGGCACGTTCACGGTTGCCGTCGCACCCGGCGGGCCGCCGCTTGCCACCTATGCGACGGATGCCAAGACCGTGGTCGGCGCCGATCCGGATATCGCTTATGCTATTGCCGATAGCCTCGGGCTCAAGCTGGAACTGGTGCCGGTCGCCTGGATCGATTGGCCGCTGGGTCTCACGTCGGGCAAATACGATGCCGTTATCTCCAATGTCGGCGTTACCGAGCAGCGCAAGGAGAAGTTCGATTTCTCCACCTATCGGCAGGGGCTGCACGGCATCTATGTCAAATCGGACAGCAAGATCGGCTCGATCAAGGAGCCGAAGGATGCGGCCGGTCTCAGGTTCATCGTCGGCGCCGGCACCAATCAAGAACGCATCCTGCTCGAATGGAGCAAGGAGAACGTGGCGGCCGGCTTGAAACCGCTGGAGCTGCAATATTACGACGACGATGCCGCAAGCCTGCTGGCTCTGGCGTCGGGCCGCGCCGATGTGATCGTGCAACCGCATGCGCAGCTCGTCTACATCGCCGCCCGTGACGAGAACATCAAAAGCGTCGGTACGCTCAGCGCCGGCTGGCCGGATCGCTCGGATGTGGCGGTGACGACGCGCAAGGGAAGCGGCTTGGCCAATGCACTGACCGTCGCCGCCAACGACCTGATCGCTAGTGGCACCTACGGAAAGATTCTCGATCATTGGCATCTGGCGGAAGAGGCCCTGCCGAAGTCGGAAACCAATCCGCCCGGCCTGCCGAAATATTGA
- a CDS encoding ABC transporter substrate-binding protein, whose product MTIFKTTKSLVAGIVAVATIGLGSAHAAEKFNLSPDTSNRVRAEKDDAAIKAIASSFKFVNPGKFTVAINPWDPPVSTYATDAKTVVGTDPEIAQLLADSLGLELDLVPVAWEDWPLGVSSGKYDAVISNVTVTEERKEKFDFSTYRRDVLGFYVKSDSKITAIKDPKDVAGLKVITGAGTNQEKILLEWDRENVAAGLKPIEVQYYDDRAAADLAIQSGRADVEFNPNATLAYSASIKGTTKLVGTVSGGWPVSAEIAVTTRKGAGLADAVTIALNDLIKDGKYGEVLKRWSLGSEALEKSQTNPPGLPKSGS is encoded by the coding sequence ATGACTATCTTCAAGACAACGAAATCTCTGGTGGCCGGCATTGTCGCCGTAGCCACCATCGGCCTCGGCTCTGCACATGCGGCAGAAAAGTTCAATCTGAGCCCGGATACGTCGAACCGTGTCCGCGCGGAAAAGGACGATGCGGCGATCAAGGCCATCGCGTCCAGTTTCAAATTCGTCAACCCCGGCAAGTTTACCGTGGCAATCAACCCGTGGGATCCGCCGGTTTCGACCTATGCCACGGACGCCAAGACGGTGGTCGGCACCGATCCCGAGATCGCACAGTTGCTCGCAGATTCGCTCGGTCTTGAGCTCGACCTCGTGCCGGTTGCCTGGGAGGATTGGCCGCTCGGCGTCTCCTCTGGCAAGTATGATGCTGTTATCAGCAATGTGACGGTCACCGAGGAACGCAAGGAGAAGTTCGATTTCTCCACCTATCGCAGAGATGTGCTCGGCTTCTACGTCAAATCCGATAGCAAGATCACCGCGATCAAGGACCCGAAGGACGTTGCTGGCCTCAAGGTCATCACCGGCGCCGGCACCAACCAGGAGAAGATCCTCCTGGAATGGGATCGGGAGAACGTCGCCGCCGGGCTGAAGCCGATCGAGGTGCAATACTACGATGACCGTGCCGCAGCCGATCTGGCGATCCAGTCCGGCCGCGCCGATGTCGAGTTCAACCCGAACGCCACGCTCGCCTACAGCGCATCCATCAAGGGCACCACCAAGCTGGTAGGGACCGTCAGCGGCGGCTGGCCGGTGTCGGCGGAGATCGCGGTGACGACGCGCAAGGGTGCCGGTCTTGCGGACGCGGTCACCATCGCGCTCAACGACCTGATCAAGGACGGCAAATATGGCGAGGTGCTGAAGCGCTGGAGCCTTGGCTCCGAGGCGCTCGAAAAGTCGCAGACCAATCCGCCCGGCCTGCCGAAAAGCGGCTCGTAA
- a CDS encoding amino acid ABC transporter permease/ATP-binding protein, with the protein MALTTDFAGIAPGNRVADQKQDYSRYRIVPARHPGRVAGTIFAALVIAAVLYSTFTNPRWGWSVFAQWFFAEPVLAGLGRTLLLTVLAAISGSILGTALALARVSKSPLLSGLSWGYIWLLRSIPMIVLLLVLNNLGYLYETIKIGIPFTDTVFIDYPTVQLLTPFAAAFLGLTLNQSAFFAEIVRGGILSVDQGQLEAASALGLSRRRQAFRIVLPQAMRSILPTGFNEIIGLAKSTSVVYVLALPELFYTVQVIYRRNLEVIPLLMVATVWYLVIMTVLSIAQHYIERYFSKGAVRNPTPLPFQAFFERFRRPLPALDVSTDAALRPGVIDVASFRAAGGAVRIHGISKSFGALKVLDNIELSLSPGSVTAILGPSGSGKSTLLRAINHLERVDSGFISIDGNLIGYSQKGDTLYELKEKDILRSRADIGMVFQSFNLFPHLTVLENLIEAPIQVRSIGREDAVQLAQELLARVGLSDKINAYPRQLSGGQQQRVAIARALALRPKVLLFDEPTSALDPELVGEVLDVIKELARTGTTLVIVTHEIGFAREVADTVVFMESGHILEAGPPARIFNEAEHPRTREFLAKVL; encoded by the coding sequence ATGGCACTGACGACAGATTTCGCGGGCATTGCTCCCGGCAACAGGGTCGCCGATCAAAAGCAGGATTATTCCCGCTATCGCATCGTTCCGGCCCGCCATCCCGGCCGTGTGGCGGGAACCATCTTCGCCGCCCTTGTCATCGCCGCCGTGCTCTATTCCACCTTCACCAATCCGCGCTGGGGTTGGAGCGTTTTCGCGCAATGGTTCTTCGCCGAGCCCGTTCTCGCCGGTCTCGGCAGGACATTGCTTCTGACGGTGCTTGCCGCGATTTCGGGCTCGATCCTCGGCACGGCGCTGGCGCTTGCCCGCGTTTCCAAGTCGCCGCTACTGTCAGGCCTTTCCTGGGGCTATATCTGGCTGCTGAGATCGATCCCGATGATCGTGTTGCTGCTGGTACTGAACAATCTCGGTTATCTCTACGAGACGATCAAGATCGGTATTCCCTTCACCGATACGGTCTTCATCGACTATCCGACGGTGCAGCTATTGACGCCTTTCGCTGCTGCCTTCCTGGGGCTGACGCTCAACCAGTCGGCCTTCTTCGCGGAGATCGTGCGCGGCGGCATCCTTTCCGTCGATCAGGGACAACTTGAGGCGGCCTCGGCTCTGGGCTTGTCGCGTCGCCGCCAGGCCTTCCGCATCGTGCTGCCGCAGGCCATGCGCTCCATCCTGCCGACCGGCTTCAACGAGATCATCGGATTGGCAAAAAGCACCTCCGTGGTCTATGTGCTCGCCCTGCCGGAACTCTTCTATACGGTCCAGGTCATTTATCGCCGCAACCTCGAAGTCATTCCGCTGCTGATGGTCGCGACCGTCTGGTATCTGGTCATCATGACCGTGCTGTCGATCGCGCAGCACTATATCGAGCGCTATTTCTCGAAAGGCGCGGTGCGCAACCCGACGCCGCTTCCCTTCCAAGCCTTCTTCGAACGGTTCCGCCGTCCGCTGCCAGCTTTGGACGTCTCGACGGATGCCGCGCTGCGGCCCGGCGTCATCGACGTGGCAAGCTTCCGGGCGGCCGGAGGGGCAGTGCGCATTCACGGCATTTCGAAAAGCTTTGGAGCACTGAAGGTGCTCGATAATATCGAACTCAGCCTTTCGCCCGGCAGCGTGACCGCCATCCTTGGCCCATCCGGCTCCGGCAAATCGACGCTCCTGCGTGCCATCAACCATCTGGAGCGCGTCGATAGCGGCTTTATCTCCATCGACGGCAATCTGATCGGCTACAGCCAGAAGGGCGACACGCTCTACGAACTCAAGGAGAAGGATATTCTGAGGAGCCGCGCCGATATCGGCATGGTGTTTCAGAGCTTCAATCTCTTTCCGCATCTGACCGTGCTCGAAAACCTCATCGAGGCGCCGATCCAGGTGCGGAGCATCGGCCGCGAGGATGCCGTGCAATTGGCGCAGGAGCTGCTTGCCCGCGTCGGCCTCAGCGACAAGATCAACGCCTATCCGCGCCAGCTTTCCGGCGGCCAGCAGCAGCGCGTCGCGATCGCCCGCGCCCTGGCGCTCCGCCCCAAGGTGCTGCTTTTCGACGAGCCGACGTCGGCACTCGATCCGGAACTGGTCGGCGAGGTGCTCGACGTTATCAAGGAGCTCGCCCGCACCGGCACGACGCTCGTCATCGTCACCCACGAGATCGGCTTTGCCCGCGAGGTGGCCGATACGGTGGTCTTCATGGAAAGCGGCCACATCCTCGAGGCCGGCCCGCCGGCCCGCATCTTCAACGAAGCGGAACATCCACGCACCCGCGAGTTCCTGGCAAAAGTTCTCTAG
- a CDS encoding GNAT family N-acetyltransferase produces MSDSFLYTTPLDPRAKPLIDELIHEYDSRYGTYFSAEGAAAELNRYPPEAFAPPDGNFVLLIRDGETIGGGAFKRYDERTAEFKRIWTRHDLRRQGLARKVLIELEAQAARQGYSRIYLTTGFRQPEAVGLYLNYGYTALFDQAVDPEIHRTLPFEKDVSHLAEPELRVAGGNR; encoded by the coding sequence ATGAGTGACAGCTTTCTCTACACGACCCCTCTCGACCCCCGCGCAAAGCCGCTGATCGATGAGCTGATCCATGAATATGACAGCCGCTACGGCACCTATTTCAGCGCCGAGGGTGCGGCGGCGGAGCTCAACCGCTATCCGCCGGAAGCCTTCGCGCCGCCCGATGGCAATTTCGTGCTTTTGATCCGCGATGGCGAAACCATCGGCGGCGGTGCGTTCAAGCGCTATGACGAGCGCACCGCCGAATTCAAGCGCATCTGGACCCGCCATGATCTGCGCCGGCAAGGGCTGGCGCGCAAGGTCCTGATCGAGCTGGAAGCGCAGGCAGCCCGCCAGGGCTATTCCCGCATCTACCTGACCACGGGTTTCCGCCAGCCGGAGGCGGTCGGCCTCTATCTCAACTATGGCTACACCGCCCTGTTCGACCAGGCGGTCGATCCGGAAATCCACCGGACCCTCCCTTTCGAGAAAGATGTCAGCCATCTGGCCGAACCGGAACTGCGCGTGGCCGGCGGCAACAGGTGA